In Geotalea uraniireducens, one genomic interval encodes:
- a CDS encoding ParA family protein, translated as MGKIISLYNNKGGVSKTTTLFNLGAYLSQSSKVLLVDCDPQCNVTEMFFAANEDADSPDIDLPGTSIYQAFLPRFMGESSKIDPNSVKLPSHNIYTNLFIFRGDLEFSRAETYFGTAWNQAVTENIHEKNTYVAFHRLITELGELNGFDYILCDVGPSTGSITRTVILTCDEIIVPLVPDRFCYQAVRLLGRVIREWVDRHKQISDTLVPFGIVPFTGEPKLAGTIIQNYKIHSASKTKKSYIEWQNRISAEIETKLVGDQGITPKCSFNVKMPYIATIRDVGVLAPLAQMFGRAIFDIQQEHTKEASADGRMYYGTVWDPLLERMKEYKNEIAKIAGALS; from the coding sequence ATGGGAAAGATTATATCGCTTTACAACAACAAAGGCGGTGTATCAAAAACAACAACATTATTCAATTTAGGGGCATATCTTTCCCAAAGTAGCAAAGTGCTTTTAGTAGATTGTGATCCACAATGCAATGTAACCGAAATGTTCTTTGCTGCAAACGAAGACGCTGATTCACCAGACATTGATTTACCCGGGACATCCATATATCAAGCATTTTTACCAAGATTTATGGGAGAAAGTAGTAAAATAGACCCAAACTCAGTCAAGTTGCCGAGCCACAACATTTATACAAATCTATTTATTTTTAGAGGCGATCTTGAATTTTCTAGAGCGGAAACCTACTTTGGAACGGCCTGGAACCAAGCTGTAACTGAAAATATTCACGAAAAAAATACTTATGTTGCGTTTCATCGCTTAATTACAGAACTCGGTGAATTAAACGGTTTTGATTATATCTTATGTGATGTTGGGCCAAGTACAGGTTCAATAACCCGTACTGTTATATTAACGTGTGACGAAATAATAGTGCCATTGGTGCCAGATAGATTTTGTTATCAAGCGGTTCGTTTGTTGGGGCGAGTAATAAGGGAATGGGTAGATCGGCATAAGCAAATTTCAGATACTTTAGTGCCATTTGGTATAGTTCCATTTACAGGTGAGCCAAAGCTAGCAGGAACTATAATTCAAAATTATAAAATACATAGTGCCTCTAAAACTAAAAAATCTTACATCGAATGGCAAAACAGGATATCAGCTGAAATTGAGACAAAATTAGTAGGTGATCAGGGGATAACCCCAAAATGTTCATTTAACGTCAAAATGCCATATATAGCGACAATCCGTGATGTAGGAGTGTTGGCACCACTTGCTCAAATGTTCGGGAGAGCAATATTTGACATACAACAAGAGCATACTAAGGAAGCTTCTGCTGATGGACGTATGTACTACGGAACTGTATGGGATCCTTTATTGGAAAGAATGAA
- the istA gene encoding IS21 family transposase, with translation MIGKEECMEVRILKKQGKSIREISRITGLCRNTVRKFLRSTADPRYKERAKRPGKLDPFKAFLEERVKAALPHRIPAPVLAREIKSLGYEGCERTVRTFLATLYSRVTPEPVIRFETEPGKQMQADWCELRKGKHPLYAFVGTLGFSRDSFVVFTTSQAFDVLRECHEMAFSFFGGVPREVLYDNRAAAGSDLHN, from the coding sequence ATGATCGGAAAGGAAGAGTGTATGGAAGTCAGAATTCTCAAGAAGCAGGGCAAGAGCATCCGGGAGATCTCACGGATCACCGGGCTATGCCGCAACACGGTCAGGAAATTCCTCAGATCGACCGCCGATCCCCGTTACAAAGAACGGGCGAAGCGGCCGGGGAAGCTTGATCCGTTTAAAGCGTTTCTCGAAGAGCGGGTGAAGGCAGCGCTGCCGCATCGGATTCCCGCTCCAGTGCTTGCTCGGGAGATCAAAAGCCTTGGCTACGAGGGCTGCGAACGCACCGTCAGAACGTTTTTGGCGACACTGTATTCCCGCGTCACACCGGAACCCGTTATACGGTTCGAGACGGAGCCCGGCAAACAGATGCAAGCCGACTGGTGCGAATTGCGCAAGGGGAAGCACCCGCTGTACGCGTTCGTTGGAACTCTCGGCTTCAGCCGGGATTCGTTCGTCGTCTTCACCACCAGCCAGGCTTTTGATGTCCTGCGGGAGTGCCATGAGATGGCATTCTCCTTCTTCGGCGGCGTTCCGCGCGAAGTGCTTTACGACAACAGGGCAGCAGCGGGGTCAGACCTACACAATTGA
- a CDS encoding methyl-accepting chemotaxis protein translates to MFKGLKIGSKLGIGFGTVLTLFAVALIVTALLVERVKIGSAQVANETLPHLMHAYELDIATVQIAEIVNDAIVTRNAARVQDAEKPLAVAKEGIARFREMFAREHDERASREVDELATDLDRFHALGKGMVDAYLGGGAAAGDRAMAEFDQARERLTAAIEKLQQSQAAEATATAGGIVAAAGKTLLVLVAACAVALLCSVLIAVSITRAITRPLQYAVNVNDRLAAGDLTVKIEATGRDETGQLLRSMQNMVDNLRDMLSQMIAIATGIASASSQLQATSAQIATGAEEVAAQTVTVATASEEMAATSSDIAANCTLAADASRQTIDSAAAGATVVNETIGGMNVIAAQVRQSAGTVETLGSRSEHIGEIIGTIEDIADQTNLLALNAAIEAARAGEQGRGFAVVADEVRALAERTGKATREIAAMIKAIQQETREAVRTMEVGVQEVERGAASSQKSGLALEEIVRRINEMSLQISQIATAAEEQTATTSEVTNNIQQITEVVHLTARGADETAGAASQLALQAQQLQTLALRFTMA, encoded by the coding sequence ATGTTCAAGGGGCTGAAAATTGGCAGCAAATTGGGGATTGGCTTCGGGACGGTCCTGACGTTGTTTGCGGTGGCACTGATCGTCACGGCATTACTGGTCGAACGGGTGAAAATCGGTTCGGCACAGGTGGCCAATGAAACGCTCCCCCATCTGATGCATGCTTACGAGCTGGACATTGCCACCGTGCAGATCGCGGAAATCGTCAACGATGCAATCGTCACGCGCAATGCCGCCCGGGTGCAGGATGCGGAAAAACCGCTCGCGGTCGCCAAAGAAGGCATTGCCCGTTTCCGGGAGATGTTTGCCCGGGAACACGACGAGCGCGCCAGCCGGGAGGTCGACGAACTGGCGACCGATCTCGACCGTTTCCATGCACTGGGCAAGGGGATGGTCGACGCCTACCTCGGCGGCGGCGCGGCGGCGGGCGACCGGGCGATGGCCGAGTTCGACCAGGCCCGTGAGCGGCTGACCGCCGCCATCGAGAAGCTGCAGCAAAGCCAGGCTGCCGAAGCGACCGCCACTGCCGGGGGGATTGTCGCCGCAGCGGGGAAGACCTTGCTGGTCCTGGTCGCGGCCTGTGCGGTGGCCCTCTTGTGCAGCGTGCTGATCGCCGTCTCGATCACCCGGGCGATCACCCGGCCGCTGCAGTATGCGGTGAATGTCAACGACCGGCTGGCCGCCGGCGACCTGACGGTGAAGATCGAGGCCACCGGCCGGGACGAAACCGGACAACTGCTCCGCTCGATGCAGAACATGGTCGATAATCTCCGCGACATGCTCTCCCAGATGATCGCCATTGCCACCGGCATCGCCTCGGCCTCCAGCCAGCTCCAGGCCACCTCCGCCCAGATTGCCACCGGGGCCGAAGAGGTTGCCGCCCAGACGGTCACCGTGGCGACCGCCAGTGAAGAGATGGCCGCCACCAGTTCCGACATCGCCGCCAACTGCACCCTGGCGGCCGACGCCTCGCGGCAGACCATCGACTCGGCGGCGGCCGGGGCGACGGTGGTCAACGAAACCATCGGCGGGATGAACGTCATCGCTGCCCAGGTGCGGCAGAGTGCCGGCACCGTCGAAACCCTCGGCTCCCGCTCCGAACATATCGGCGAGATCATCGGCACCATCGAGGATATTGCCGATCAGACCAATCTGCTGGCGCTCAATGCCGCCATCGAGGCGGCGCGGGCCGGCGAGCAGGGGCGCGGTTTCGCCGTCGTTGCCGACGAGGTCCGGGCGCTGGCCGAACGGACCGGGAAGGCGACCCGGGAGATCGCCGCGATGATCAAGGCGATTCAGCAGGAGACCCGCGAGGCGGTGCGGACGATGGAGGTCGGGGTGCAGGAGGTGGAGCGGGGCGCCGCCTCGTCGCAGAAGTCGGGGCTGGCGCTGGAAGAGATCGTCCGGCGGATCAACGAGATGTCGCTGCAGATCAGCCAGATCGCCACCGCCGCCGAAGAACAGACCGCCACCACCAGCGAGGTGACCAACAACATCCAGCAGATCACCGAGGTGGTCCATCTGACGGCCCGCGGCGCCGACGAAACCGCCGGGGCCGCCTCCCAGCTGGCGCTGCAGGCGCAGCAGTTGCAGACCCTGGCGCTGCGGTTCACCATGGCCTGA
- the fusA gene encoding elongation factor G, with the protein MNRPPLDSIRNIGIISHIDAGKTTVSERILFYSGETHRMGEVHDGEAFMDWMPQEQERGITITSSATPCRWGDYWINLIDTPGHIDFTIEVERSLRVLDGAIAIFSAVEGVQPQSESVWRQADRYRVPRICFINKLDRIGANLDATLEQLERKLQARPVLLQLPIGSEGEFSGVVDLLTMEALAFAETDQGRTVSRGPLPEPLRDAAHAARERLVEAAADCDDTILADFLDGTPVEAARLQSALRRGTIACRLFPVLLGAALRNKGIQPLLDAVGAYLPSPRELPPVTGRRPGSDAEEIIPCDPAAPFCGLAFKVQADEGRKLTYLRIYAGTLHAGAALQNPLRKGFEKAARLFRMHAHKREQIEEAAAGDIVAVAGLKEVLTGDTLCAPGHPVVLAGLAVPEPVVSLAVEPRGVDDRERLLPALEKLQWEDPTFKVHEDEETGQTILTGMGELHLEVVTDRLEREFAVKVKTGRPQVVYRETITRAVERQELYRSEFEGKIQGGEVHFRLTPLPRGAGLVILVPPAAELGIAPELAAAVSATIGQACSAGCRTGYPLTDLEVRVTAIPVEAGITTEAGIRAAAGRGVLQAAREGLPLLLEPVMAMEIVAPSAYAGKVLGSVQQKRGRIEGITTQGELDTVRAQVPLAEIFGYMTELRSATKGRGTYTMEFARFEPAPPEVQRRFGLE; encoded by the coding sequence ATGAACCGCCCGCCCCTCGATTCCATCCGCAATATCGGCATCATTTCCCACATCGATGCCGGCAAGACGACCGTCTCCGAGCGCATCCTCTTTTACAGCGGCGAAACCCACCGGATGGGCGAGGTCCACGACGGCGAGGCATTCATGGACTGGATGCCCCAGGAGCAGGAACGGGGGATCACCATCACCTCGTCGGCCACCCCCTGCCGCTGGGGCGACTACTGGATCAACCTGATCGATACCCCGGGGCATATCGACTTCACCATCGAGGTCGAGCGGAGCCTGCGGGTGCTCGACGGCGCCATCGCCATCTTCAGCGCCGTGGAAGGGGTCCAGCCACAGAGCGAATCGGTCTGGCGCCAGGCCGACCGCTACCGCGTGCCGCGGATCTGCTTCATCAACAAGCTGGACCGGATCGGCGCCAACCTCGACGCTACCCTCGAACAGCTGGAACGGAAGCTCCAGGCCCGGCCGGTGCTGCTCCAGCTGCCGATCGGCAGCGAAGGGGAGTTCAGCGGCGTGGTCGATCTGCTGACCATGGAGGCGCTCGCCTTCGCCGAAACCGACCAGGGACGGACCGTCAGCCGCGGGCCGCTCCCCGAGCCCCTGCGCGACGCGGCCCACGCCGCCCGGGAGCGGCTGGTGGAGGCCGCCGCTGACTGCGACGACACCATCCTCGCCGATTTCCTCGACGGGACGCCGGTGGAGGCGGCGCGGCTCCAGAGCGCCCTCCGCCGCGGGACCATCGCCTGCCGCCTCTTCCCGGTGCTGCTCGGCGCGGCGCTGCGCAACAAGGGGATCCAGCCGCTCCTCGACGCCGTCGGCGCCTACCTCCCCTCTCCACGAGAGCTTCCGCCGGTTACCGGCAGGCGCCCGGGGAGCGACGCCGAGGAAATCATCCCCTGCGACCCGGCGGCGCCGTTCTGCGGCCTCGCCTTCAAGGTCCAGGCCGACGAAGGGCGGAAGCTGACCTATCTCCGGATCTATGCCGGCACCCTCCATGCCGGCGCGGCGCTGCAGAACCCGCTGCGCAAGGGGTTCGAGAAGGCGGCCCGGCTCTTCCGGATGCACGCCCACAAGCGCGAGCAGATCGAGGAGGCGGCGGCCGGCGACATCGTGGCGGTGGCGGGGCTCAAGGAAGTCCTCACCGGCGACACCCTTTGCGCCCCGGGGCATCCGGTGGTCCTTGCCGGGCTCGCCGTGCCGGAACCGGTCGTCTCCCTGGCGGTGGAGCCGCGGGGGGTGGACGACCGGGAACGGCTGCTGCCGGCGCTGGAGAAGCTGCAGTGGGAAGACCCGACCTTCAAGGTCCACGAAGACGAGGAGACCGGCCAGACGATCCTGACCGGGATGGGGGAACTGCACCTGGAGGTGGTGACGGACCGGCTGGAACGGGAGTTCGCCGTCAAGGTCAAGACTGGCCGGCCCCAGGTGGTCTACCGGGAGACGATCACCCGGGCGGTGGAGCGGCAGGAGCTGTACCGCAGCGAATTCGAGGGGAAGATCCAGGGGGGCGAGGTCCACTTCCGCCTGACGCCGCTCCCCCGCGGCGCCGGCCTCGTCATCCTCGTCCCGCCCGCAGCGGAGCTCGGCATCGCCCCGGAACTCGCCGCCGCCGTCAGCGCCACCATCGGCCAGGCCTGCTCCGCCGGTTGCCGCACCGGCTACCCCCTGACCGACCTGGAGGTACGGGTCACCGCCATCCCCGTCGAAGCGGGAATCACCACCGAGGCGGGGATCAGGGCCGCCGCCGGCCGCGGCGTGCTGCAGGCCGCCCGCGAAGGGCTGCCGCTGCTGCTGGAGCCGGTGATGGCGATGGAAATCGTCGCCCCGTCCGCATACGCCGGCAAGGTACTCGGCTCGGTACAGCAGAAACGCGGCCGGATCGAGGGGATCACCACCCAGGGAGAGCTGGACACCGTCCGGGCCCAAGTGCCGCTGGCCGAGATCTTCGGCTACATGACCGAGCTGCGGAGCGCCACCAAGGGGCGGGGCACCTACACCATGGAATTCGCCCGTTTCGAGCCGGCGCCGCCCGAGGTGCAGCGTCGCTTCGGCCTTGAGTGA
- the mscL gene encoding large-conductance mechanosensitive channel protein MscL: MLKEFKEFAMKGSVIDLAVGIVIGGAFGKIVSSFVGDILMPPLGLVLGKMDFSNLFIDLSGKGFTTLKAAKDAGAPVIGYGVFLNTILDFLIVAFAIFLLIKQINRLKREPAPAPPNTKECAFCCSAIPLKATRCPNCTSELPS; this comes from the coding sequence ATGCTCAAAGAGTTCAAAGAGTTCGCCATGAAGGGGAGCGTTATCGACCTGGCAGTCGGGATCGTCATCGGCGGCGCCTTCGGCAAGATCGTCAGCTCGTTTGTCGGCGACATCCTGATGCCGCCGCTGGGGCTCGTCCTCGGCAAGATGGACTTTTCCAACCTGTTCATCGACCTCTCGGGGAAAGGGTTCACCACCCTGAAAGCGGCCAAGGATGCCGGCGCGCCGGTGATCGGCTACGGGGTGTTCCTCAACACCATCCTCGACTTCCTGATCGTCGCGTTCGCCATTTTTCTCCTCATCAAGCAGATCAACCGCCTGAAGCGGGAGCCGGCGCCGGCGCCGCCGAACACCAAGGAGTGCGCCTTCTGCTGTTCGGCCATCCCGCTCAAGGCGACCCGCTGCCCCAACTGCACCTCGGAACTCCCCTCCTGA
- a CDS encoding (Fe-S)-binding protein — MQPNPAVFTPLLIASLLFFTWSIYRRLSLVSLGRPAHTFRSIGAGLREMFLYAFVQKRVLRKSFGFNHFVIFWSCIVLAFVNVEFLVSGVVPAARLSLLPDFLYLPIRLLSDVMAALALLAIIIAFVRRTVFPPYPESRTLESYAIIVLIAVHMIAYFGVNAAEIAKGGERAAAVMPVSSFFGQLLAGLSDKHIEATYNFYWWLHAFALLAFINVLIPYSKHLHVFTAIANCFLRREEKPNAQQPELFEEGRLFGAGQVNLLSWKDLFDGFACTKCGRCQNVCPAANTGKPLNPRQVVGDIKANLLANGPLLKRGGVPTVPLIGDGGSGSIAEDVIWSCTSCGACMEVCPVFIEHLPKMIELRRHLVEMEAKFPEELLNLFENMEQRSNPWGIAPAERTKWCSQLEVKPFEAGVTEYLLYVGCAGSFDSRSKQVTLALAQILDAAGVSWGILGKDEKCCGDSLRRLGNEFVFDRMARENVALFKERGVTKVITQCPHCFSTLRNDYRQYGIELEVIHHSELIATLLAEGRVPLTHEVTELGAIVFHDSCYLGRHNDVYEAPRRVLTATTGVVPGEFGRSREESFCCGAGGGRMWMEEKLGSRINLNRVTEALYRNPDTICVSCPYCMTMFEDGLKDKQASQTRVRDIAEVVAEGMRPVA, encoded by the coding sequence ATGCAACCCAATCCAGCCGTTTTCACCCCGCTTCTCATCGCCTCGCTGCTCTTCTTCACCTGGAGCATCTACCGGCGGCTCAGCCTGGTCAGCCTGGGGCGCCCGGCGCATACCTTCCGGAGCATCGGCGCCGGGCTGCGGGAAATGTTCCTCTACGCCTTCGTCCAGAAGCGGGTCCTCCGCAAGTCGTTTGGCTTCAACCATTTCGTCATCTTCTGGTCCTGCATCGTCCTGGCGTTCGTCAACGTTGAATTCCTGGTCAGCGGGGTCGTGCCGGCCGCCCGCCTGTCGCTGCTCCCCGATTTCCTCTACCTGCCGATCCGCCTGCTGTCGGACGTCATGGCCGCCCTGGCCCTGCTGGCCATCATCATTGCCTTCGTTCGCCGCACCGTCTTCCCCCCCTATCCGGAGTCGCGCACCCTGGAGTCCTACGCAATCATCGTCCTGATCGCCGTGCACATGATCGCCTATTTCGGGGTGAATGCCGCGGAAATCGCCAAGGGGGGCGAGCGGGCCGCCGCGGTGATGCCGGTGTCGTCGTTTTTCGGCCAGCTGCTGGCCGGCCTTTCGGACAAGCATATCGAGGCGACCTACAACTTCTACTGGTGGCTCCATGCCTTTGCCCTCTTAGCCTTCATCAACGTGCTGATCCCCTACAGCAAGCACCTGCACGTCTTTACCGCCATCGCCAACTGTTTCCTCCGCCGGGAAGAGAAGCCCAACGCCCAGCAGCCGGAGCTGTTCGAGGAGGGGCGGCTGTTCGGCGCCGGGCAGGTGAACCTGCTGAGCTGGAAGGACCTGTTCGACGGCTTCGCCTGCACCAAATGCGGCCGCTGCCAGAACGTCTGCCCGGCGGCAAACACCGGCAAGCCGCTCAACCCGCGCCAGGTGGTCGGCGACATCAAGGCCAACCTGCTCGCCAACGGCCCGCTGCTGAAGCGGGGGGGCGTGCCGACCGTGCCGCTGATCGGCGACGGCGGCAGCGGCAGTATCGCCGAGGACGTCATCTGGTCCTGCACCTCCTGCGGGGCCTGCATGGAGGTCTGCCCGGTCTTCATCGAGCACCTGCCGAAAATGATCGAGCTGCGCCGGCACCTGGTGGAGATGGAGGCGAAATTCCCGGAAGAGTTGCTCAACCTGTTCGAGAACATGGAGCAGCGTTCCAACCCGTGGGGGATCGCCCCCGCCGAGCGGACCAAGTGGTGTTCGCAGCTGGAGGTCAAACCGTTCGAAGCCGGGGTGACCGAATACCTCCTCTACGTCGGCTGCGCCGGCTCCTTCGACTCGCGGAGCAAGCAGGTCACCCTCGCCCTGGCGCAGATCCTCGATGCGGCAGGGGTTTCGTGGGGGATTCTCGGCAAGGACGAGAAGTGCTGCGGCGACAGCCTGCGCCGGCTCGGCAACGAATTCGTCTTCGACCGGATGGCTCGCGAGAATGTCGCGCTGTTCAAGGAGCGGGGGGTGACCAAGGTGATCACCCAGTGCCCGCACTGCTTCTCCACGCTCCGCAACGATTACCGCCAGTACGGGATCGAGCTGGAGGTGATCCACCATTCGGAGCTGATCGCCACGCTCCTCGCCGAAGGGCGGGTGCCGCTGACCCACGAGGTGACCGAGCTCGGCGCGATCGTCTTCCACGACTCCTGCTACCTCGGTCGGCACAACGACGTCTACGAGGCGCCGCGCCGCGTCCTCACCGCGACGACCGGCGTGGTCCCCGGCGAATTCGGCCGGAGCCGGGAGGAGTCCTTCTGCTGCGGCGCCGGCGGCGGCCGGATGTGGATGGAGGAGAAACTCGGCAGCCGGATCAACCTGAACCGGGTCACCGAGGCGCTCTACCGGAATCCCGACACCATCTGCGTCTCCTGCCCCTACTGCATGACGATGTTCGAAGATGGCCTGAAGGACAAACAGGCGAGCCAGACGCGGGTCCGGGACATCGCCGAGGTGGTGGCGGAGGGGATGCGCCCGGTGGCGTAA
- a CDS encoding electron transfer flavoprotein subunit alpha has product MTEAKKLKKPRGKARLIEGKCIACGARCQSACPVDAVEMNDAGEPLILSEKCIGCLKCVKVCPAAALEMFFTPEEQRILEELAKQQGAGAAPAEEVDEEEAALAAKLSAYRDVWVFIEQTEGEAAKVSWELLGVGAELAKSINVALCAVVIGEGVGHLCQEAFSYGASKVYLLDQPVFHYYRTEPYLNAFCYLIDKYKPEIVLMGATGMGRDLAGAVATRVKTGLTADCTGLDVDDKRNLRQTRPAFGGNIMATIMCDKFRPQMATVRPHVMPMPERRPAASGEIVHESCAINEADILTKVLEIIKDTKGQGVDIAGAEFIVSGGRGMMAPENFSLLQELADELGGVVGASRSAVDAGWMPHERQVGQTGKTVRPKIYIACGISGAIQHLVGMQDSDVIIAINRDREAPIFAVATYGIVGDLFQIVPAITDRLRELKQGKTV; this is encoded by the coding sequence ATGACCGAAGCGAAAAAACTGAAAAAGCCGCGGGGCAAGGCACGCCTGATCGAAGGGAAATGTATCGCCTGCGGTGCCCGCTGCCAGAGCGCCTGTCCCGTCGACGCCGTCGAGATGAACGACGCCGGCGAGCCGCTCATCCTTTCCGAAAAGTGCATCGGCTGTCTCAAGTGCGTCAAGGTCTGTCCGGCCGCGGCGCTGGAGATGTTTTTCACCCCCGAGGAACAGCGGATCCTCGAAGAGCTGGCGAAGCAGCAGGGTGCCGGGGCGGCGCCGGCCGAAGAGGTGGACGAGGAAGAGGCGGCCCTTGCCGCGAAGCTCTCCGCCTACCGGGACGTCTGGGTCTTCATCGAGCAGACCGAGGGGGAAGCGGCCAAGGTGTCGTGGGAACTGCTCGGCGTCGGCGCCGAACTGGCGAAAAGCATCAACGTGGCACTCTGCGCGGTGGTAATCGGCGAAGGGGTCGGCCACCTCTGCCAGGAGGCCTTCAGCTACGGCGCCAGCAAGGTTTACCTCCTCGATCAGCCGGTGTTCCACTACTACCGGACCGAGCCCTATCTGAACGCCTTCTGCTACCTGATCGACAAATACAAGCCGGAGATCGTCCTGATGGGGGCGACCGGGATGGGGCGCGACCTGGCAGGGGCGGTCGCCACCCGGGTCAAGACCGGCCTTACCGCCGACTGCACCGGGCTCGACGTCGACGACAAGCGGAATCTGCGCCAGACCCGGCCGGCCTTCGGCGGTAACATCATGGCCACCATCATGTGCGACAAGTTCCGTCCCCAGATGGCCACCGTCCGCCCCCACGTGATGCCGATGCCCGAGCGGCGGCCCGCCGCCAGCGGCGAGATCGTCCACGAGTCCTGCGCCATCAACGAGGCCGACATCCTCACCAAGGTCCTGGAAATCATCAAGGATACCAAGGGACAGGGGGTCGACATCGCCGGGGCCGAGTTCATCGTTTCCGGCGGCCGCGGCATGATGGCCCCGGAAAACTTTTCCCTCCTCCAGGAGCTGGCTGACGAACTGGGCGGGGTGGTCGGCGCCTCCCGCAGCGCCGTCGATGCCGGCTGGATGCCCCACGAGCGCCAGGTCGGCCAGACCGGCAAGACCGTCCGGCCGAAGATCTACATTGCCTGCGGCATCTCCGGCGCCATCCAGCACCTGGTGGGGATGCAGGATTCGGACGTGATCATTGCCATCAACCGGGACCGGGAGGCCCCGATCTTTGCCGTTGCCACCTACGGGATCGTCGGCGACCTGTTCCAGATCGTGCCGGCGATCACCGACCGGCTCCGGGAACTGAAGCAGGGAAAGACTGTCTGA
- a CDS encoding electron transfer flavoprotein subunit beta/FixA family protein — protein MLVVACIKQVPDTTQVQIDPVTNTLVREGIPFIINPYDTHALEESLNLKDRFGFRAVALSMGPPNAEAALKKALALGVDEAVLCSDRCFGGADTLSTSNVLAAAIGKLAATEELGIVLCGKQTIDGDTAQVGPGIAVRLGFSQLTLVDRIEALDLANKRIRVRRKLEGRYEIVEASLPVMITVVRELNRPRYPTVPMRLSSVDAAVKVWNNEVLQLDVTSVGLKGSPTWVSRIFSPERDKGEIIGDGLKNPVGTAHLLLDQLLAKDLLAV, from the coding sequence ATGCTTGTTGTCGCCTGTATCAAGCAGGTTCCCGATACCACCCAGGTGCAGATCGACCCGGTGACCAACACCCTGGTCCGTGAAGGGATTCCCTTCATCATCAACCCGTACGACACCCATGCTCTGGAGGAGAGCCTCAACCTGAAGGACCGCTTCGGTTTTCGGGCGGTGGCGCTGTCCATGGGTCCCCCCAATGCCGAAGCCGCCCTCAAGAAGGCGCTGGCCCTCGGCGTCGACGAAGCCGTTCTCTGCTCCGACCGCTGCTTCGGCGGTGCCGATACCCTGTCGACGAGCAACGTGCTGGCGGCGGCGATCGGCAAGCTGGCGGCGACGGAGGAGCTGGGGATCGTGCTCTGCGGCAAGCAGACCATCGACGGCGATACCGCCCAGGTCGGCCCGGGAATTGCCGTGCGGCTCGGTTTCAGCCAGCTGACCCTGGTCGACCGGATCGAGGCGCTCGACCTGGCCAACAAGCGGATCCGGGTCCGGCGCAAGCTGGAAGGGCGCTACGAGATCGTCGAGGCGAGCCTGCCGGTAATGATCACCGTAGTCCGGGAATTGAACCGGCCCCGCTATCCCACGGTGCCGATGCGGCTCTCCTCCGTTGACGCCGCGGTGAAAGTCTGGAACAATGAGGTCCTGCAGCTGGACGTCACCAGCGTCGGCCTGAAGGGATCGCCGACCTGGGTCAGCCGGATCTTCTCGCCCGAGCGGGACAAGGGGGAGATCATCGGCGACGGGCTGAAGAATCCCGTCGGCACTGCCCATCTGCTGCTCGACCAGCTGCTGGCCAAGGATCTGCTGGCGGTTTAG
- a CDS encoding GNAT family N-acetyltransferase: MEIVRLAPKHLPAFLTLAAGEGWISDHWEFAFLLEAFPDGCFAGLRAGEPVAFITSVKYGTSGWIGNLLVRPDQRRQGFGRLLMERARAALAAAGAETVWLTASAAGKPLYETLGFTEIDRVGRWCGRGRGANFHLADESLSLAEMAAVDLAGWGDRRERLLATLRLRGALARGERGFLLAQQWPLGIQFGPWCGHDETEAALLFGRALVGIDTDTPVFLDVPERNEVASLLVRAADFTLRGWNSLMYAGQRPDYRPALVYALASTGGMG, from the coding sequence ATGGAGATTGTCCGGCTGGCGCCGAAACATCTGCCGGCCTTCCTGACCCTGGCGGCCGGGGAGGGGTGGATCAGCGATCACTGGGAATTCGCCTTCCTGCTGGAGGCGTTCCCGGACGGCTGCTTTGCCGGCCTCCGCGCCGGTGAGCCGGTAGCCTTCATTACCTCGGTCAAGTATGGGACGAGCGGCTGGATCGGCAACCTGCTGGTCCGCCCGGACCAGCGGCGACAAGGATTCGGCCGGCTGCTGATGGAGCGGGCCCGGGCCGCCCTGGCGGCGGCGGGGGCGGAAACGGTCTGGCTGACCGCCTCGGCGGCGGGAAAGCCGCTCTACGAAACGCTCGGCTTCACCGAGATCGATCGGGTGGGGCGCTGGTGCGGCCGGGGGCGTGGCGCGAACTTTCATCTCGCCGACGAATCGCTGTCGCTGGCCGAGATGGCGGCCGTCGACCTGGCCGGCTGGGGCGACCGGCGGGAGCGGCTGTTGGCGACGTTGCGCCTGCGGGGGGCTCTCGCCCGGGGCGAACGGGGGTTCCTCCTTGCCCAGCAGTGGCCGCTCGGCATCCAGTTTGGCCCCTGGTGCGGCCACGACGAAACGGAAGCGGCCCTGCTGTTCGGCCGGGCACTGGTGGGGATCGATACGGATACGCCGGTCTTTCTCGACGTCCCTGAACGGAACGAGGTGGCGAGCCTGCTGGTCCGGGCCGCCGACTTCACCCTCCGGGGGTGGAATTCGCTGATGTACGCCGGCCAGCGGCCGGATTATCGCCCGGCACTCGTCTACGCCCTGGCCTCCACCGGCGGGATGGGGTGA